In Gossypium hirsutum isolate 1008001.06 chromosome D06, Gossypium_hirsutum_v2.1, whole genome shotgun sequence, one genomic interval encodes:
- the LOC107901974 gene encoding LOW QUALITY PROTEIN: CASP-like protein 1B2 (The sequence of the model RefSeq protein was modified relative to this genomic sequence to represent the inferred CDS: inserted 2 bases in 2 codons), whose translation MALQSGEKLPMFIGHIWSKQKSRWTLLGLRLLAFLAAAAATLVMVLNKQTXTFVVATIGTXPVNLTLTAKFHHTPAFVFFAIANGLVSIHNLVMIMMDLLGSKFDYKGFQFPMIASLDMLNLALVSGGANAAAFMAELGKNGNSHARWDKICDKFGAYCDRGAGALIASFLALALMLLISFLSILNHKLVNSSSHNSHNNIIALPN comes from the exons ATGGCTCTACAAAGTGGAGAGAAATTACCCATGTTTATTGGGCACATCTGGTCAAAGCAGAAGAGCAGATGGACCTTGTTGGGGCTAAGATTGCTTGCCTTTCTTGCCGCAGCAGCTGCAACTCTTGTGATGGTTCTCAACAAACAAA AAACTTTTGTGGTTGCAACCATTGGAA ACCCTGTCAACCTTACTCTCACTGCCAAGTTTCACCACACGCCAGCGTTTGT GTTCTTTGCTATAGCTAATGGACTGGTCAGCATCCACAACTTGGTGATGATAATGATGGATTTGTTGGGGAGCAAGTTCGATTACAAGGGTTTTCAGTTTCCCATGATTGCTAGTTTGGACATG CTAAACCTGGCATTGGTATCTGGTGGAGCAAATGCTGCAGCGTTCATGGCGGAGCTGGGAAAAAATGGTAATTCTCATGCGAGGTGGGACAAGATTTGTGATAAATTTGGAGCATATTGTGACCGTGGTGCCGGAGCTCTTATTGCTTCATTTCTTGCTCTTGCTCTCATGCTTCTCATTTCTTTCCTATCTATCCTTAACCATAAACTTGTCAACTCATCATCCCATAATTCTCACAACAATATAATCGCTCTTCCTAATTAA